TTGAAAGCTCATAGTTTCTATGGTATCATGTTGCTAATAATCCAATCATGTCTATTGTGATACAGAGGATGGCAAATTGATGGCAGATGTTGATACTGGAGAATTTTGGGGTTTATTTGGTGGTTTTGCTCCACTTCCGAAACGAGTAGGCAGTGAAGGTGATAAGATGGTCGATACGCAGCCAATTAAACTACTATGgtataaaatcattttcaggTTATCACTTCAAAGTTATGAATAAGTTTTGCTGgaataaaatcatatttgCTTCCATGATCTCTAATTTTTGCAGTGTTGAGAAGGGTAATAGAGAATCTGTTGAGGCCGATTCTTTAGCTAGGGAGCTGTTAGACACGAATAAATGTTATATTCTAGATAGCGGGGCGGAAGTTTTTGTATGGATGGGGAGAAATACCTCTCTTGATGAAAGGAAAGGTGCCAGCAGAGCTGCAGAAGTAATTTTCTGAGCCTCCTTAGTTCATTGATCTATGTTTATCTGAGGACTTAAGTTTCTTATATCTCTTCTTGTTAACAGGAGCTAGTCAGTGATCCTGATCGTCCACAATCACACATAATGCGTGTGATTGAAGGCTTTGAACCTATAATATTCCGAGCCAAGTTCGATTCATGGCCAGAAACAACTGATGTAAGCGTATCTGAGGATGGTAGAGGCAAAGTTGCAGGTTGgtaaatgaagaaattctttgATTCAAGGTTCTTTTATTTAGTAGCTTCCAATTCTCAAGAAATGTCGGTATTTCGTtgtctttagttttatgacaatgttgaactatgttaatatgttacaattttcacTTGTTGTTTTTNGAAACGTAGTGGAGTTAATGTGAAGGGTCTTTTGAAAAATGATCCTGTAAAAGAGGAACCTCGACCTTACATTGATTGTACAGGAAATCTACAGGTAAATATGGTTAGAAAATCACTACCCTGTTAATAATCACCATAAATGATTTACCTAATGATGTCAGCTCCCTAATTTTACAGGTCTGGCGTGTCAGCGGCGAGGAAAAACTTCTACTTCCCGTCTCTGATCAGTCAAAATTTTACACTGGAGATTGCTACATTTTCCAATATTCATACTCCGGAGATGACAAGGAAGAATTTCTCGTCGGAACATGGTTTGGGAAACAGAGTGTTGAGGTAGTTAACATTTTCATCCCCAATTCCTTTCCGTCACCACTGTTAGGATCACataacaacgcacacacttgatctagatgaacacaaataacagaagagagaaaatgcaagtaGGAATATTGGCTAGAGGTTTATATtaatgacttcaagtatgtacagtaagagagaatacaaagaatatagaaagtacatacttgaagtcatcaatataaacctttagtcaatattcctccttacattttctctcgttctttgtgttcatctaaatcGAGTGTgttgttgtgagatcctaacaactggtatcactTCACAAATCGTGGTAAATCTCgcctaactctaataccagttgttaggatcacacaacaCACACTCAatctaaatgaacacaaagaacaagagatAAAATGCAAGTAAGAATTTGGCTAAATGTTTATGACTTTAAGTATGTATAGTAAGAGAGAATATATAGAgtgtgttgttgtgcgatctTAACAACCACCTCAACTCCCCTGTGTGTGTGGACAAATGAAAATGGATCATGTTGAACTAGGTATAATGACGCTCTGATTATGTCACATTTGAAGcatcaaaatatttgaataatgattTTTGGGAAGTTGTTTAAGGTAACATTTTCTATAGGAAAAGTTGTAAGCATAAAAAGATTTTTCGTGGCATGTCCAGGTTTGATTCTATgtatttatcatttattttcataaggAATATCTTGTAAGTGTATTTCTTTTGATATAGGAAGAAAGAGCTTCTGCTCTATCGCTCGCCGCCAAGATGGTCGAATCGCTGAAGTTCCTGCCTGTTCAGGTATCTTCCGCGATTTATATCTTTTgcttaattagttaaattcaTTTCCTCTAAATTATTTGTCGTCTCTAATTAAAGATATCGTCCGTTTCAAATTACTAGGCTCGTATCTACGAAGGATATGAACCAGTCCAGTTCTATTCTATTTTCCAGAGCTTTATCGTTTTTAAGGTATGTTTGTTTCTTGAGATTTAAATCTTCTTTATGTTGAATTGTTTCCTAAAGTTGACTGACAAAAAATTTTGCAGGGTGGGATGAGTGATGGCTACAAGAATTACATTACAGAAAACGAAATTCCAGACGTGACGAATTCAGAAGACGGTGTTGCATTGTTTCGGGTCCAGGGCTCCGGCCCCGAGAATATGCAAGCAATTCAAGTTGAAGCAGTACGTTGCCCTCGCCCCATGGTCTTGCACTTTCATCCTGTGCATACTTCAGCTAATATACacattgttgtttttttgttcttttgttccCATCAGGTCGGATCCTCTTTGAATTCCTCTTATTGTTACATTTTACATAGTGGCCCTACTGTTTTTACTTGGTGTGGAAGTCTTACCACCCCTGATGACCAGGAACTTGTTGAAAGATTTCTGGATGTGATAAAGGTGATAGTTATACGCCCTTATGGACACAATATTCATGGATGGTTGAGTTCCTATGATAAGGATCATTGAGTTACTTCTTACTTTTCAATGATGTGCCCTTATGAATCAAGCTGCCATTAGAACATGTAAAATCATTTGTTGTTCATTAAAGGATTTTGGGCAAATAGTCTCCCTGTGTCGAAGGCAAACGCTATTGGATACGTACTCGACGATCAGAATATTTCTTAACCATGCATTAATTACTTCGAAAATTCTTTTCTGCTCTCGTTCAACCCATCTCGACATTCGAGTTCATCTCTCGAGATTTCTTCTCATATAAATGCCCAATTTTCTGCAGCCTAATTGTCAATCTAGGCCACAGAAGGAAAGCACAGAGTCTGAACAATTTTGggaattgttgggaggaaaATTGGAATATCCTACTCAAAAAATTGCTCGGAATAATGAAAGTGATACATACTTATTCTCTTGCACTTTTTCAAAAGGTTTGTATCAATTAATACTCTTTCAtcattattgttctttttttcgttTGTTTACATCTCTAACTTTGTTCATAACTTTGTTCATTATGGTGGCATCTTGcagaaaatttgaaggtatTCTCTTTTTATCTCGTTCTTGTAATGTTTTCGAAGAACGTATATCGTAAATCGTTCTTAGTTTCGTGTTTTGATATTATTGCAGGTTGCAGAGATATACAACTTTCGCCAAGATGATCTGATGACGGAAGATATTTACATTCTTAGTTGTCACTCTGAGATCTTTGTTTGGGTTGGCCAACAGGTTGACCCCAAGACTAAACTGCATGCTTTACAAATTGGTGAGGTACGTTCCATCAGGAGATTGAatccttttttaaattttattgtcacTCAATTCTCTTATGTCTGCTATAAATGATTTACAATTTTACCATCTTTTCCATATTCTTGACAGAAATTTCTCGagattgattttcttctcGAAAAATTATCACGTGAAACTCCGATATATATCGTTATGGAAGGGAGCGAGCCACCATTTTTCACACGTTTCTTCTCGTGGGATTCTGCAAAATCCGCTGTAAGAATTTTATGCCAATTGTGTACGATCATCTGTATTCCGAAGCTCAGACGATAATCcgtttcttttaattattcgAATACAGATGCACGGAAATTCGTTTCAGAGAAAGCTTGCATTAGTCAGAAATGATGGTACTCCTGCTGTAAATGTAAGTCATCTCTTGTTTTCCTATCTAATTAGCTTTAGCTTAAGCTTTTGAGTTCAATAATAAGTAAGACAATATTTGAATGTGTTGTGTAttgtctttctcttttttgatGCTTACACGGCCTTTAATCAGAAACCGAAGCGGAGAACTCCTGTAATGTATGGAGGGAGGTCGAGTAGTGTGCCCGAAAAATCACAGCGCTCAAGGAGTGTGTCGTTTAGTCCCGATCGAGTCCGTGTGAGAGGAAGGTCGCCTGCTTTCAATGCATTAGCTGCAAATTTTGAGAACCCAAGTGCTAGAAATCTATCTACTCCTCCACCAATGGTTAGAAGATTATACCCAAAATCTATTACTCCTGATTCATCAAAGCTGGCTTCTAAAAAGGCAGCCATAGCAGCACTTAGTGCAAGCTTCGAACAGCCACCACCCGCTCGAGAATTTATCATACCTCGCTCTTTGAAGGGTACAAGTTCATTCAAGTTTCGCCACAGTTTGTTCTCGTTCATCACGATTTTCCTAACTTTATTGAATTAATGGGTTTCTTTTGGGAGCCTAGGTGCCTCGAAGCCGAAACCCGAGTCGGATAATAAAGAGAACTCCAAGAGCAACAGATTAGGATCTCTTACTATAGAGGAAGATGTGAAGGAGGGTGAAGTTGAAGATGAGGAAGGTCTCACAGTACATCCGTACGAGTCCCTTACGACACTGACGAGTACTCCAGTTCCAGACATCGACGTGACGAAGCGAGAGGTAACCATTCATTGACAAAACCATTTGATGCAAACTAGAAATATCGTTAATCGACATCGAGTTCTGATGCGTGGAATTTGAAACGTGCAGACATACCTGTCATCAGCGGAGTTCAAGGAGAAATTTGGAATGACAAAGGATGAGTTCTATAAGCTACCGAGATGGAAGCAGATCAAACTTAAAATGGTGTTACATTTGTTCTAGAGCTCCTTGTTTAACAATGCCTTTGATTGCTCGTCTTTGAGGTTTGGTTGCCAGTAGCAGTGTTCGTTCGTTGTAACGATATCGGTTCGTGTTCTGTAAACCGATACTCTAATCGATTGCCATCATTCTGATCGTCCGCAGCTGTGCAACTCAGAGTTCTTAATGGAGAGCATCAGTGCATTTTAAGCTGTCTCTGCTCCCAAACAAAACTCAGAGCTGTTCTTTAGTGGTTTGAATGTGTCTAGAGCTTTCACTAgcagttgagttgagttagtTGTGTGATTATTTGCTTTGaaatttggtttggtttttgttatttaattcttttttcatttgattttgttttctaatttttttattaaaaaaaaaaaacaaaaaacagtgAGAGAGATAGCAATTACTTTTAGTTGTATTGATTGATGGCTGAGGATGGAATCATGTACAGACAGCATTGTAAAAAACAGTCCTctcatttttgttcatttttttaaaaataaaattttattattttttttaagtaatttccTCATTTATTACGtttgaaaagaatttgaaaatgtttttttaataaatactgACATATTACTGATTCATCAATAGCAcatctaaaattatatttacattttgaTAAAGTCGAAAACGGcgtgacatttttttagttggcGGATGACTAGAGGACGAACAGCAACGAACAGTGGCACCAGGGTGGTGAATGACCATGCCCAAGATTCAGCACCTATGTGCAGGCGTTCGCTACGACATGATCATGTTATTTACTCCTCGCTTCTAAGAGTCAAAACTATATCCAACATAAAATTGGGTCGAGTAAAACATGTTTACCACTAAAAAGGAAAGTGCATGCTATTAGTATAAGTAGTAACTTTCAGTTATTTTCAAGCCTTTCTTAGTTATCCTATCCTTACGATTACTCTCATTTGGATAtggtctcagttcattcatgtatcactcgcttactcgagtgtcacacAAATTGTCGGAATAGTTGAAAGAACTCGTGTATCAATAAAAAACCAATGGATTGTCGAAAATGAATCGTAAAATTAGTGAAATAACTCGAGGTGAAGGCAAGATTGATGGAGAAATGGAGCGAAAAAAAGATAGTGAAGGCGATATTTGTATATCACGTGTCATCAAGCTTAAATGTAACGGGTCGAAGAAACGAAAGacgttgaaaaaaaaaagtatactAGTAATATATGGGTGATATAGTTGATTTTAGGTATATGTAATAGACTAAATAAGTTatcatatttcattaatataagtaaaataaagtatataatacagttcatattaataaaaaagaaggaaagcgctgggaaatataaataatgtttgacTAAGTCAAATTTGCATGGGATTATAGATCATGAACCGGAAAAGCCTGTGAGTGAGAGTGATTATCGCATATAAAAGATATTCGAGGAGAATGATTCGCGACCAGGAAACGATTGCTACAATTCCAGTGACATTCGGATTCACATTCAGATTCATAGATGAAGCGCACAGTAGGTGaatcgtcgtcgtcgtcttcttcttctcctcaggcgacgtcttcttcttcttctcaggCGACGTCTTCTTCTAACGTCTCCGCCGCAGCCGCAGCCGCAGCCGCCGCCATTGCCGACTCTCCTATCGGAAGCGTCGAGTTTACCACTGACAGTAATGGTTTGGAGAAGGTGATTCTCCGTGGGCCCCGTCGCAGTTCCGCTGAGGTACCGCGTATATTCCGTCTCCCACAAGAAACCGATCGCGactaaattttgattttaggaTTCCGTATCGTATTGCATGTTGTGCGAATCTTCAATTGCGATGGAATTCAAGACTGATTTTATTGCATGCTTTCTCCGGGTTGAATATGCCATTGCAATCGAATTCATGCATGCTTCCTGGTTTGAATTAATCTGCCATTGCGATCGAGTTGAAGAATCATTTTCATGCATGCTTTTCTGGTTTGAATCTGCCATTGCGATCGAGTTCAACACTCATTTACATGCATGCTCTTCTGGTTTGAATCTGCCTTTGAGATCGAGCTCGAGTTCAACAATGATTTTCATGCTTTCTGGTTTGAATTAATCTCACATTGCGATTGATTTCAAGAAGCATTTTCGCTTTACGTGCGCCAAAAGCTTTATTCAATAACTTCCATGCCGGactgatttcttttctttctcctatCAATTTACTCATAcacatttctttaatttgcaGAATGAAAAGAACATTTTAGATTCAATTACATATCTTAATCGAGAAAGTCAATTAGatttcaaagtattcaaaatgtGTCGACGTCTTTTGCAATTTTTAGTACGTTaatggaagaaaaggaaaaattactCATaggaattttttgttttaatttttattgatgtgTTAATTTGTGGTTATTCTGTCTGAGTACCGTTTTGGCTAGGTGTTGTTGTACGGAGGTCAGGTGTTGTCTTGGAAGAATAAATTGGGAGAGGAATTGCTTTTTGTGAGCACAAAGGTAACTAATGAACTAATCTTTTCTTTGAGttgaattaatgaattaattcgATTCGCGCCATTATTGTTATTAGATTTTGAAATGAAGAGGTCGAATCGAATGCAGGCCGTGTTTGCGCCTCCGAAGCCAATTCGCGGGGGAATTCCGATATGCTTTCCTCAAG
This sequence is a window from Cucurbita pepo subsp. pepo cultivar mu-cu-16 chromosome LG04, ASM280686v2, whole genome shotgun sequence. Protein-coding genes within it:
- the LOC111793452 gene encoding villin-4-like: MAVSMRDLDQAFQGAGQKAGLEVWRIENFRPVLVPKASHGKFFMGDSYIVLKTSSLKSGALRHDIHYWLGKDTTQDEAGSAAIKTVELDAALGGRAVQYREVQGHETEKFLSYFKPCIIPQEGGALSGFKHAEAEEHQTRLYVCKGKRVVHVKEVTFARSSLTHDDVFILDTKSKIFQFNGSNSSIQERAKALEVVQYIKDTYHDGRCGVAAIEDGKLMADVDTGEFWGLFGGFAPLPKRVGSEGDKMVDTQPIKLLCVEKGNRESVEADSLARELLDTNKCYILDSGAEVFVWMGRNTSLDERKGASRAAEELVSDPDRPQSHIMRVIEGFEPIIFRAKFDSWPETTDVSVSEDGRGKVACFXKRSGVNVKGLLKNDPVKEEPRPYIDCTGNLQVWRVSGEEKLLLPVSDQSKFYTGDCYIFQYSYSGDDKEEFLVGTWFGKQSVEEERASALSLAAKMVESLKFLPVQARIYEGYEPVQFYSIFQSFIVFKGGMSDGYKNYITENEIPDVTNSEDGVALFRVQGSGPENMQAIQVEAVGSSLNSSYCYILHSGPTVFTWCGSLTTPDDQELVERFLDVIKPNCQSRPQKESTESEQFWELLGGKLEYPTQKIARNNESDTYLFSCTFSKENLKVAEIYNFRQDDLMTEDIYILSCHSEIFVWVGQQVDPKTKLHALQIGEKFLEIDFLLEKLSRETPIYIVMEGSEPPFFTRFFSWDSAKSAMHGNSFQRKLALVRNDGTPAVNKPKRRTPVMYGGRSSSVPEKSQRSRSVSFSPDRVRVRGRSPAFNALAANFENPSARNLSTPPPMVRRLYPKSITPDSSKLASKKAAIAALSASFEQPPPAREFIIPRSLKGASKPKPESDNKENSKSNRLGSLTIEEDVKEGEVEDEEGLTVHPYESLTTLTSTPVPDIDVTKRETYLSSAEFKEKFGMTKDEFYKLPRWKQIKLKMVLHLF